From one Shewanella sp. GD04112 genomic stretch:
- a CDS encoding metal ABC transporter permease, which yields MLDLELMSILLPALAAGILVLSTHIVLGKQVLKRGIIFIDLAIAQVAALGAIVAHMDHRLEEMPFSNVWMPALFALAGAGFIAWLSKRMAGELEAMIGCFYVLSAVAAMLLLANDPHGAELLKQLMSGQILWVSWSQLVLPTVVYAAVLAVIFLRPQILNGAGFYLLFALVITLSVELVGVYLVFSTLILPALALNKYQGKNGLFYAYLVGLMGYLLGLVLSATLDLPSGAAIVATLALSALVFRLGLSQTAAVRQVAN from the coding sequence ACGCATATTGTACTTGGAAAACAAGTGCTTAAGCGTGGGATTATCTTTATCGATTTAGCCATTGCGCAAGTCGCCGCGTTGGGGGCGATTGTGGCGCACATGGACCACAGGTTAGAAGAGATGCCATTTTCTAATGTGTGGATGCCAGCCTTATTCGCCCTTGCGGGGGCGGGTTTTATCGCTTGGTTATCTAAGCGGATGGCGGGTGAGCTAGAGGCGATGATAGGTTGCTTTTACGTGTTGTCGGCGGTGGCGGCCATGCTATTGCTGGCGAACGATCCCCACGGGGCTGAGCTGTTAAAGCAATTGATGTCGGGCCAGATCCTTTGGGTGAGTTGGTCGCAATTAGTGTTGCCGACTGTGGTTTATGCGGCTGTGTTAGCGGTGATTTTTCTGCGGCCACAGATCTTAAACGGTGCGGGATTCTATCTGCTATTTGCGCTAGTGATCACTTTGTCGGTAGAGCTGGTAGGGGTCTATTTAGTGTTTAGCACGCTTATTTTGCCTGCTCTTGCGCTCAACAAGTACCAAGGTAAGAACGGCCTATTTTACGCTTATCTGGTCGGCCTTATGGGTTACTTGCTGGGGCTGGTGCTCTCGGCAACGTTGGACTTACCGAGCGGCGCGGCAATTGTCGCGACTTTGGCCCTTAGTGCCTTGGTCTTCCGTTTAGGCTTAAGTCAAACCGCGGCAGTGCGCCAGGTCGCAAACTAG